In Chloroflexota bacterium, a genomic segment contains:
- a CDS encoding CoA transferase, producing VFTPEQVMTMMQESGVPAGVVQTCEDLLNDPQMKHRQHHRVLKHAVIGDHSYHAPAYRLSETPCDLNRAAPCLGQDNEHVYKDILGMTDDNIADMLAEGVITTEYDAPFKSTW from the coding sequence GGGTCTTCACTCCGGAGCAGGTGATGACAATGATGCAGGAGTCTGGCGTGCCGGCGGGAGTGGTGCAGACATGCGAGGACCTGCTCAACGATCCGCAGATGAAGCATCGGCAGCACCACCGCGTGTTGAAGCATGCTGTGATCGGAGACCACTCATACCATGCCCCGGCATATCGTCTTTCAGAGACGCCATGTGACCTAAATAGAGCAGCGCCGTGCCTGGGCCAGGACAACGAGCACGTCTACAAAGATATCCTGGGAATGACTGATGACAACATCGCGGACATGCTGGCAGAAGGTGTGATCACTACCGAGTACGATGCGCCTTTCAAATCGACATGGTAG